The following are encoded in a window of Magnolia sinica isolate HGM2019 chromosome 11, MsV1, whole genome shotgun sequence genomic DNA:
- the LOC131219513 gene encoding DNA-directed RNA polymerases II, IV and V subunit 12: MDPQPEPVSYICGDCGTENTLKPGDVIQCRECGYRILYKKRTRRIVQYEAR, translated from the exons ATGGATCCGCAGCCCGAACCAGTGAGCTACATCTGTGGCG ATTGTGGAACGGAGAACACATTGAAGCCAGGTGATGTGATTCAATGTCGTGAATGCGGTTACCGCATCTTGTACAAAAAGCGCACTCGCAGAA TTGTTCAATATGAAGCACGCTGA